One Setaria italica strain Yugu1 chromosome I, Setaria_italica_v2.0, whole genome shotgun sequence DNA window includes the following coding sequences:
- the LOC101765176 gene encoding probable BOI-related E3 ubiquitin-protein ligase 2: MAVHAQYAAHAFPHDPRAVTRPALDTATTASALLGEHGCGGHQLAAVVRRQVPAVGGDTVFSDLTCNNNNSDIGPRKRARVGDVAGAGLIMDLEGHHALLPPVPVPQAFAPAGDVQSSRVLCSAAASTSGRTPGDTAPASQGFLSHLYQHGVEIDAIVRIETERLRAGLQEARRRHARAVVATVERAAARRLRAAEADLERALARNAELDEELRRTAAEGQAWRDVARSHEAVAAGLRATLDNVLQPPCAAEGEGDAEDARSCCFEREEHGAEARCRARACRACGAADACVLLLPCRHLCLCSGCDAAAEACPVCAATKNGSLHVLLS, encoded by the exons ATGGCCGTGCACGCGCAGTACGCCGCCCACGCCTTCCCCCACGACCCCCGCGCCGTCACCAG GCCAGCGCTGGACACCGCGACAACCGCGTCGGCGCTCCTCGGCGAGCACGGCTGCGGCGGCCACCAGCTCGCCGCCGTGGTGCGGCGGCAGGTGCCCGCGGTGGGCGGCGACACTGTGTTCAGCGACCTCAcctgcaacaacaacaacagcgaCATCGGGCCTAGGAAGCGCGCGCGGGTGGGTGACGTGGCCGGCGCGGGCCTGATCATGGACCTGGAAGGCCACCACGCTCTGCTGCCGCCCGTGCCGGTGCCGCAGGCGTTCGCGCCCGCGGGGGATGTGCAGAGCAGCAGGGTGCTCTGCTCTGCCGCCGCTTCCACCAGCGGCCGCACGCCAGGCGACACCGCGCCGGCGTCGCAGGGCTTCCTCTCCCATCTCTACCAACACGGCGTCGAGATCGACGCGATCGTCCGCATCGAG ACCGAGCGGCTGCGGGCGGGGCTGCAGGAGGCGCGGCGCCGGCACGCGCGCGCCGTGGTGGCGACGGTGgaacgcgcggcggcgcggcgcctgcgggcggcggaggcggatctGGAGCGCGCGCTGGCACGCAACGCGGAGCTAGACGAGGAGCTGCGGCGGACGGCCGCCGAGGGCCAGGCGTGGCGGGACGTCGCCAGGAGCCACGAGGCCGTCGCGGCGGGCCTCCGCGCCACGCTCGACAACGTCCTCcagccgccgtgcgccgccgaggGCGAGGGCGACGCCGAGGACGCGCGGTCGTGCTGCTTCGAGCGTGAGGAACATGGCGCCGAGGCGCGGTGCCGGGCGAGGGCGTGCAGGGCTTGCGGCGCGGCGGACGCgtgcgtgctgctgctgccatgccGGCACCTGTGCCTGTGCAGCGGGTgcgacgcggccgccgaggcCTGCCCCGTGTGCGCGGCCACCAAGAACGGCTCGCTCCACGTCCTCCTCTCCTGA